One Cervus canadensis isolate Bull #8, Minnesota chromosome 13, ASM1932006v1, whole genome shotgun sequence DNA segment encodes these proteins:
- the LOC122452476 gene encoding AKT-interacting protein-like, producing the protein MNPFWSMSTSSVRKRSDGEEKTLTGDVKTSPPRTAPKKQLPSIPKNALPITYPTSPAPATQSTNDTHASYRPFYLEYSLLAEFTLVVKQKLPGVYVQPSYRSALMWFGVIFIRHGLHQDGVFKFTVYIPDNYPDGDCPRLVFDIPVFHPLVDPTLGELDVKRVFAKWRRNHNHIWQVLMYARRVFYKIDTASPLNPEAAVLYEKDI; encoded by the coding sequence ATGAACCCTTTCTGGAGCATGTCTACAAGCTCTGTACGCAAACGGTCTGATGGTGAAGAGAAGACATTAACAGGGGATGTGAAAACCAGTCCTCCACGCACCGCTCCAAAGAAACAGCTGCCTTCTATTCCCAAAAATGCTTTGCCCATAACTTATCCTACATCTCCTGCCCCAGCAACACAGTCAACAAATGACACGCATGCTTCCTACAGACCTTTCTACCTGGAATACTCCCTTCTTGCAGAATTTACCTTGGTTGTGAAGCAGAAGTTACCAGGTGTCTACGTGCAGCCGTCTTATCGATCTGCATTAATGTGGTTCGGAGTAATATTCATACGGCATGGACTTCATCAAGATGGCGTATTTAAGTTTACAGTTTACATCCCTGATAACTACCCGGATGGTGACTGTCCACGTTTGGTGTTTGATATTCCCGTCTTTCACCCGCTAGTAGATCCCACCTTGGGTGAACTGGATGTGAAGAGAGTATTTGCAAAATGGAGGCGGAACCATAATCACATTTGGCAAGTACTGATGTACGCAAGGAGAGTCTTCTACAAGATTGATACAGCAAGCCCCCTAAACCCAGAGGCTGCAGTACTGTACGAGAAAgatatttag